One window of the Thermasporomyces composti genome contains the following:
- a CDS encoding UDP-glucose dehydrogenase family protein, with product MGSCRVTVVGAGYVGLTSATCLARLGHRVVCVDNDTAKVASLCEGRVPFYEPDLDKLLREGLASERLRVTTALPEAVRDADLVLLCVPTPMGDDGGADLGAVRTVLAKMRTSLPSGCVVVTKSTVPVGTSHRIRELLRRPDVSVASNPEFLREGTAVRDFFSPDRIVIGVDDPHARDRLSELYEAIPAPRVWTDPVSAELTKYAANAMLALRVSYANVLAELCEKVGADIRDVIEAMGYDERIGPAFLRPGPGWGGSCLPKDAHELVRAAASVGVDAGMVREALAINDRQARRVVARTRRLATGSADGSLRGVRVGLLGLAFKAGTDDLRDSPALTVARLLGEDGADLTAYDPGVRAERADVVPAVVVDDPYRVAKGASVLVVLTEWPEFQHLDWGRLADLMVRPVVLDTRNHLPADDVRAAGLEWHGLGIG from the coding sequence ATGGGTAGCTGCCGGGTGACCGTGGTCGGTGCCGGTTACGTGGGCCTCACCAGCGCCACGTGCCTGGCCCGGCTCGGCCACCGCGTCGTGTGCGTCGACAACGACACGGCCAAGGTCGCGAGCCTGTGCGAGGGGCGGGTTCCGTTCTACGAGCCGGACCTGGACAAGCTGCTGCGGGAGGGATTGGCGTCCGAACGGCTGCGGGTGACGACCGCGCTCCCGGAAGCCGTCCGCGACGCCGACCTGGTCCTGCTGTGCGTGCCCACGCCGATGGGCGACGACGGTGGCGCTGACCTCGGCGCGGTACGGACCGTCCTCGCCAAGATGCGGACCTCCCTGCCGTCCGGTTGTGTCGTCGTCACCAAGTCCACCGTGCCCGTCGGCACGTCCCATCGGATCCGCGAGCTTCTCCGACGACCGGACGTCTCGGTCGCCAGCAACCCGGAGTTTCTTCGCGAGGGCACGGCCGTTCGCGACTTCTTCTCACCCGACCGCATCGTCATCGGCGTCGACGACCCGCACGCGCGTGACAGACTCAGCGAGCTGTACGAGGCGATCCCAGCGCCACGGGTCTGGACCGACCCGGTCAGTGCGGAACTGACGAAGTACGCCGCCAACGCCATGCTGGCGCTGCGGGTCTCCTACGCCAACGTTCTCGCCGAGCTGTGCGAGAAGGTCGGCGCGGACATCCGCGATGTCATCGAGGCGATGGGGTACGACGAGCGAATCGGACCCGCCTTCCTCCGGCCGGGCCCCGGGTGGGGTGGCTCGTGCCTCCCCAAGGACGCCCACGAGTTGGTGCGCGCGGCGGCGTCCGTCGGGGTTGACGCGGGCATGGTGCGGGAGGCGCTGGCCATCAACGACCGTCAGGCGCGCCGAGTGGTCGCGCGGACGCGCCGCCTGGCGACCGGCTCGGCCGACGGATCCCTGCGCGGGGTCCGGGTCGGTCTGCTCGGCCTGGCGTTCAAGGCCGGCACGGATGACCTGCGCGACTCGCCCGCGTTGACGGTCGCTCGGCTGCTTGGGGAGGACGGCGCGGACCTCACGGCGTACGACCCGGGTGTGAGGGCGGAGCGTGCGGATGTGGTGCCGGCCGTGGTCGTCGACGATCCGTACCGGGTCGCGAAGGGCGCCTCCGTGCTCGTGGTGCTCACGGAGTGGCCGGAGTTCCAGCACCTCGACTGGGGACGGCTGGCAGACCTCATGGTGCGGCCAGTCGTGCTCGACACCCGCAACCACCTGCCCGCGGACGACGTTCGCGCCGCCGGCCTGGAGTGGCACGGACTCGGCATCGGCTGA
- a CDS encoding SDR family oxidoreductase, translating to MRSPGNVLVTGGASGLGAATVEAVVAHGGTALVIDRATPQGPAKFVRADLADREATERAVRELVDDVGGRLDGVFTAAGVDSCGRLDEVPADDWERVIQVNLIGTATVARAALPYLERSRGRLVTCASTLGLKAVSDATAYCASKFGVVGFTRALAAETAGRIGVTLLVPGGMRTPFFDGRDEQYKPPPGASLNDPRDVAAMVLVALTQPPGCEVREMVICPSEETSWP from the coding sequence ATGAGATCACCCGGGAACGTCCTCGTCACCGGCGGCGCCTCAGGGCTGGGCGCGGCCACCGTCGAGGCGGTGGTGGCGCACGGAGGAACCGCGTTGGTCATCGACCGGGCGACCCCTCAGGGGCCCGCGAAGTTCGTCCGGGCCGACCTGGCCGACCGGGAGGCGACCGAACGCGCGGTGCGTGAGCTGGTCGACGACGTCGGGGGACGCCTCGACGGCGTGTTCACCGCGGCCGGCGTCGACTCCTGCGGCCGGCTTGACGAGGTCCCCGCCGACGACTGGGAACGGGTGATCCAGGTCAACCTGATCGGCACCGCCACGGTCGCCCGGGCCGCCCTGCCCTACCTCGAGCGCTCTCGCGGGAGGCTCGTGACCTGCGCGTCCACGCTCGGGCTCAAGGCGGTGAGCGACGCCACGGCGTACTGCGCTTCGAAGTTCGGGGTCGTCGGCTTCACTCGCGCGCTGGCCGCCGAGACGGCCGGCCGGATCGGCGTCACCCTGCTCGTGCCCGGTGGCATGCGCACACCGTTCTTCGACGGTCGGGACGAGCAGTACAAGCCGCCGCCGGGTGCCAGCCTCAACGACCCCCGGGACGTGGCGGCCATGGTGCTCGTCGCGCTGACCCAGCCGCCGGGCTGTGAGGTGCGGGAGATGGTGATCTGCCCGTCGGAGGAGACCTCATGGCCCTGA
- a CDS encoding D-sedoheptulose-7-phosphate isomerase: MIEEHFAALRRTVGRMETDRAVMATLRRWGSHLAGVLQTGGRLLACGNGGSAAEAQHLTSEVTGRFRRDRPPYAALALHADTSAITAILNDYGPDEVFARQVRAHGRPGDVLVALSTSGRSANVLAAAANAHAMGLTTWALTGPQPNQLASICDDGICVPADEVATVQEVHLLLIHALCEVLDEALRARRPLGEEEPA, from the coding sequence GTGATCGAGGAGCACTTCGCCGCCCTGCGCCGCACGGTCGGCAGGATGGAGACCGACCGGGCGGTCATGGCGACGCTGCGGCGCTGGGGATCGCACCTGGCCGGCGTCCTGCAGACCGGTGGCCGACTTCTCGCTTGCGGCAATGGCGGCAGCGCGGCCGAAGCGCAGCACCTGACCAGCGAAGTGACCGGCCGGTTCCGGAGGGACCGACCGCCCTACGCGGCGCTCGCGTTGCATGCCGACACCTCGGCTATCACGGCGATCCTCAACGACTACGGACCCGACGAGGTCTTCGCCCGTCAGGTGCGGGCGCATGGTCGCCCGGGCGACGTGCTGGTGGCCCTGTCGACGAGCGGGCGCAGCGCGAACGTCCTCGCCGCCGCGGCGAACGCGCACGCGATGGGTCTGACGACCTGGGCGCTCACCGGCCCTCAGCCGAACCAGCTCGCGTCGATCTGCGACGACGGGATCTGCGTCCCGGCGGACGAGGTCGCGACCGTGCAGGAGGTCCACCTGCTGCTCATCCACGCCTTGTGCGAGGTCCTCGACGAGGCGTTGCGGGCGAGGCGGCCGTTGGGCGAGGAGGAACCGGCATGA
- a CDS encoding PfkB family carbohydrate kinase encodes MSGELVIVGDTLLDVDIEGTTERLCPDTPAPVVDVECERSRPGGAGLAALLAARSGHRVVLVSAFGDDPAAQQLHAMLGGEVEVVGLPLRGRTVRKTRVRAAGQVLVRLDDGDGQAAHEIPSERALTVLRHAGAVLVADYGRGVAGVSALRRELARVASRVPVVWDPHPRGSTPVAGLCLATPNQDEAETFAAALVAESNGFGVTVTPNGDALNGRRATDGQATIGSVDAFRAAAALRQTWGTQAVVVTLGARGAAFVGAADTAVDGVSRIPSPDDIVVPPGADTCGAGDSFAVAAAGALLAGASPRDAARAAVREATAFVAAGGASAVTVAPEPRRPAVVTDAFDLADVVRRRGGRVVAAGGCFDLLHPGHVSLLRRARELGDVLIVCVNSDESVRRLKGPGRPIMTARDRVGMLRALDCVDAAVVFDETAPLDLLERLRPDVWVKGGDYADTELPEAEVVRRHGGEVVLIPTVAGYSTTRLVSGVRG; translated from the coding sequence ATGAGCGGAGAGCTCGTCATCGTCGGCGACACACTCCTCGACGTCGACATCGAGGGCACCACCGAGCGGCTGTGTCCGGACACACCCGCGCCCGTGGTCGATGTCGAGTGCGAGCGGTCGCGCCCAGGCGGGGCGGGGCTGGCCGCGCTGCTCGCCGCCCGGTCCGGCCACCGCGTGGTGCTGGTCAGTGCGTTCGGCGACGACCCGGCCGCCCAGCAGCTGCACGCCATGCTGGGCGGCGAGGTGGAGGTCGTCGGCCTGCCGCTGCGCGGCCGGACCGTGCGCAAGACCCGGGTGCGGGCCGCCGGGCAGGTGCTCGTGCGCCTCGACGACGGAGACGGGCAGGCAGCCCACGAGATCCCGAGCGAGCGGGCGCTGACCGTCCTGCGCCACGCCGGCGCGGTGCTCGTGGCCGACTACGGGCGAGGCGTCGCGGGGGTCTCGGCGCTTCGCCGGGAGCTGGCCCGAGTCGCGTCCCGCGTCCCTGTCGTGTGGGACCCGCACCCGCGCGGCTCGACTCCCGTCGCCGGCCTGTGCCTGGCCACACCGAACCAGGACGAGGCCGAGACCTTCGCGGCCGCCCTCGTGGCGGAGTCGAACGGCTTCGGCGTGACGGTCACGCCGAACGGTGACGCGCTCAACGGTCGGCGGGCCACGGACGGCCAGGCCACCATCGGCAGCGTCGACGCGTTCCGTGCCGCGGCGGCGCTGCGTCAGACGTGGGGCACGCAGGCTGTCGTCGTCACACTCGGGGCGCGCGGGGCCGCGTTCGTCGGAGCGGCGGACACCGCGGTCGACGGCGTGAGCCGGATCCCGTCGCCCGACGACATTGTCGTGCCACCAGGCGCCGACACCTGCGGCGCGGGGGACAGCTTCGCGGTCGCCGCGGCTGGGGCGCTGCTCGCCGGCGCGTCGCCCCGGGACGCCGCGCGGGCCGCGGTACGGGAGGCGACGGCGTTCGTCGCGGCCGGCGGGGCGAGCGCGGTGACCGTGGCGCCGGAACCACGCCGTCCGGCCGTCGTGACGGACGCGTTCGACCTGGCTGACGTGGTGCGCCGGCGAGGCGGGCGGGTGGTCGCCGCCGGCGGCTGCTTCGACCTGCTCCACCCGGGGCACGTGAGCTTGCTGCGCCGGGCGCGGGAGCTCGGTGACGTCCTCATCGTCTGCGTCAACTCCGACGAGTCCGTCCGGCGGCTCAAGGGGCCAGGTCGACCCATCATGACCGCGCGCGACCGGGTGGGGATGCTGCGTGCGCTCGACTGCGTCGACGCCGCCGTCGTCTTCGACGAGACCGCGCCCCTCGACCTGCTGGAGCGACTCCGCCCCGACGTGTGGGTGAAGGGCGGCGACTACGCCGACACCGAGCTGCCCGAAGCGGAGGTCGTCCGCCGGCACGGCGGCGAGGTCGTCCTCATCCCCACGGTTGCGGGCTACTCGACCACTCGCTTGGTGAGCGGCGTTCGCGGCTGA
- a CDS encoding glycosyltransferase family 9 protein, translating into MALSRRTIVVLRALGLGDLLTAVPAVRALRRAYPDDRLVLATPAALAAVVSLVGGVDDIAPTTHPASVPWREAPPDLAVNLHGMGPQSIRGLLALTPRRLLSHAHPDFPDVDGPAWVEDLHEIDRWCRLVEYAGVPADLADLALARPAVPSPAPGAVVIHPGASHAARRWPSERYARVARELAKAGHLVVVTGSQAEYTLAERVVAAAGLPGDALLAGRTRLVDLAALVADAALVVCGDTGVGHLATAYGTPSVLLFGPVSPHTWGPPRDRPQHVALWAGRLGDTFADTPDPGLLRVSDADVLHEARRLLAGGTTPKPSTTEPLAERLLSRESLAKEHGHG; encoded by the coding sequence ATGGCCCTGAGCCGGCGCACGATCGTGGTGCTGCGGGCGCTCGGGCTGGGTGACCTGCTCACCGCCGTCCCGGCGGTACGTGCGCTGCGACGGGCGTATCCCGACGACCGGCTCGTGCTCGCCACCCCGGCCGCGCTGGCTGCTGTCGTGTCGCTCGTCGGCGGGGTGGACGACATCGCACCGACCACGCACCCCGCGTCCGTGCCGTGGCGGGAGGCGCCGCCGGACCTGGCGGTGAACCTGCACGGCATGGGACCGCAGAGCATCCGCGGTCTGCTGGCTCTCACGCCGCGTCGACTCCTCAGCCACGCCCATCCGGATTTCCCCGACGTGGACGGTCCGGCGTGGGTGGAGGATCTCCACGAGATCGACCGGTGGTGTCGTCTCGTCGAGTACGCCGGTGTCCCCGCCGACCTTGCGGACCTCGCCCTGGCACGGCCGGCGGTGCCCAGCCCAGCGCCGGGTGCGGTGGTCATCCATCCGGGCGCGAGTCACGCCGCGCGTCGCTGGCCGAGTGAGCGGTACGCGCGGGTGGCGCGAGAGCTCGCCAAGGCCGGGCACCTCGTCGTCGTCACCGGCAGCCAGGCCGAGTACACCCTCGCGGAGCGAGTGGTGGCGGCGGCCGGGCTTCCGGGCGACGCGCTGCTGGCGGGCCGGACCCGGCTCGTCGACCTCGCCGCGCTCGTCGCCGACGCGGCGCTCGTGGTGTGCGGCGACACCGGCGTCGGCCACCTGGCCACGGCCTATGGGACGCCGTCGGTGCTGCTGTTCGGGCCGGTCTCGCCTCACACGTGGGGGCCGCCGCGTGACCGGCCGCAGCACGTCGCGTTGTGGGCGGGCCGGCTCGGTGACACGTTCGCCGACACGCCGGACCCGGGCCTGCTGCGGGTGTCGGACGCCGACGTGCTGCACGAGGCGCGTCGCCTCCTCGCCGGCGGGACCACTCCGAAGCCCTCGACGACCGAACCCCTGGCGGAACGGCTTCTCTCGAGAGAGTCCTTGGCGAAGGAACACGGTCATGGGTAG
- a CDS encoding glycosyltransferase, translating into MRIGMVSEHASPLAPLGGADAGGQNVHVAELSRALVRLGHEVVVYTRRDARALPPRVPTADGVVVEHVPAGPPTAISKDDLLPYMGEFGSYLARRWSVWRPDVVHAHFWLSGLATRYAAAAVGVPWAQTFHALGSVKRRHQGAKDPSPPSRLRLEAELVRAADLVVATCAEEVAELRAMGMPEGRAVVVPCGVDLTTFTPDGPVAPRSARPRILSIGRLVERKGVDTVIRALAAVPAAELVVAGGPAPSRLEADPEVRRLRTVAAECGVADRVRFIGRVARDAVPALYRSADVVVSVPWYEPFGMVPLEAMACGVPPVVTAVGGHLDTVVEQVTGRFVPPRDSERLGRVLAELLDDGALRAKLGAAGADRARAAYGWDSVAAQTQAHYARLCAVDPTSSATAAGGEP; encoded by the coding sequence ATGAGGATCGGCATGGTCTCCGAGCACGCCAGTCCGCTGGCACCGCTGGGTGGTGCCGACGCCGGAGGTCAGAACGTCCACGTGGCGGAGCTGTCCCGGGCGCTGGTGCGGCTCGGTCACGAGGTCGTCGTCTACACCCGCCGGGACGCGCGTGCGCTGCCGCCGCGGGTGCCCACGGCCGACGGGGTCGTCGTCGAGCATGTGCCGGCTGGACCGCCGACCGCGATCAGCAAGGACGACTTGCTGCCGTACATGGGCGAGTTCGGCTCCTACCTGGCCCGGCGGTGGTCGGTCTGGCGGCCGGACGTCGTCCACGCCCACTTCTGGCTCAGCGGCCTGGCCACCCGCTACGCCGCGGCAGCCGTGGGTGTTCCATGGGCGCAGACCTTCCACGCGTTGGGCAGCGTCAAGCGGCGCCACCAGGGCGCGAAGGACCCGAGCCCGCCGAGCCGACTGCGGCTCGAGGCGGAGCTCGTGCGTGCCGCCGACCTCGTGGTCGCCACCTGTGCGGAGGAGGTGGCGGAGCTGCGGGCGATGGGCATGCCCGAGGGCCGCGCCGTGGTCGTGCCCTGCGGCGTGGACCTCACCACCTTCACCCCCGACGGGCCGGTCGCGCCGCGTTCCGCGCGTCCCCGAATCCTGAGCATCGGGCGGCTCGTCGAGCGCAAGGGTGTCGACACGGTGATCCGCGCCCTCGCCGCCGTCCCGGCCGCCGAGCTGGTCGTCGCCGGCGGACCGGCTCCGTCGAGGCTCGAGGCCGACCCGGAGGTGCGACGGCTGCGCACGGTCGCCGCCGAGTGTGGGGTCGCCGACCGGGTGCGCTTCATCGGTCGGGTCGCCCGGGACGCCGTTCCCGCCCTCTATCGGTCGGCGGACGTCGTCGTCAGCGTGCCGTGGTACGAGCCGTTCGGCATGGTGCCGCTGGAGGCGATGGCCTGCGGAGTTCCTCCCGTCGTCACCGCGGTCGGCGGCCACCTCGACACCGTGGTCGAGCAGGTGACCGGGCGGTTCGTCCCACCTCGAGACAGCGAGCGGCTCGGCCGGGTGCTGGCGGAGCTCCTCGACGACGGCGCGTTGCGCGCCAAGCTCGGCGCGGCGGGAGCGGACCGCGCTCGTGCGGCGTACGGCTGGGACAGCGTGGCGGCGCAGACGCAGGCGCACTACGCGCGGCTGTGTGCGGTCGACCCGACGTCCAGCGCGACAGCGGCGGGAGGTGAGCCGTGA